A section of the Falco rusticolus isolate bFalRus1 chromosome Z, bFalRus1.pri, whole genome shotgun sequence genome encodes:
- the CCNB1 gene encoding G2/mitotic-specific cyclin-B1: MRAVLVDWLVQVQLKLKLQQETLYMAAGITDCFLQVNLEQHILAKYLMELSIVDYEMTSALQYHMSYNEEDLLAVGQCTARNVMLMNVGLTKQMAIKNKYASCINYKMSTVGQLDSSIIPNLDQPLI; the protein is encoded by the exons ATGCGTGCTGTACTAGTAGACTGGCTTGTGCAAGTACAGCTAAAATTGAAGCTCCAGCAGGAGACCTTGTACATGGCAGCTGGTATCACTGACTGCTTCCTGCAG GTGAACTTGGAACAACATATTCTGGCCAAGTACCTGATGGAGCTCTCCATTGTGGACTATGAAATG acatcAGCTCTGCAGTACCACATGTCTTATAATGAGGAAGACCTTCTCGCAGTTGGGCAATGCACAGCAAGGAATGTAATGCTTATGAATGTGGGCCTTACCAAGCAGATG GCAATCAAGAACAAATATGCCAGCTGCATAAATTACAAGATGAGCACTGTTGGACAGCTGGACTCTTCCATCATACCGAATCTTGATCAACCTCTGATTTGA